A window of Xylophilus sp. GW821-FHT01B05 contains these coding sequences:
- a CDS encoding LysR substrate-binding domain-containing protein, giving the protein MTRMLPGTRALRTLEAAGRHLNFTRAANELGLTPAAVSYQIKEFEDQLGMLLFTRTSRSIQLTPAGAVLLEAAADALDGLQRAASRARRMARGAAHLRVSLSARFATNWLLPRLPEFRAAHPDLELTFDISDQIRDFDADDVDVAIRFGTGNDTHVCSERLFDTVVAPVCSPRLLETGPRLEEPRDLLQHTLCYVDWKTDGMVWPHWRMWMAAAGIEDFDDSRCIGFSDSSYVVQAVLDGAAVGLADLDMIGKDLAQGRLVRLFDVSVRVAPDYAYHLVYPQSSSQDPRILAFRAWMLQQAGQPTSPA; this is encoded by the coding sequence ATGACACGCATGCTGCCTGGAACACGGGCACTCAGGACCCTGGAGGCCGCCGGGCGGCACTTGAACTTCACCCGCGCGGCCAACGAGTTGGGTTTGACGCCGGCGGCGGTCAGCTACCAGATCAAGGAGTTCGAGGATCAGCTGGGCATGCTGCTGTTCACCCGCACCAGCCGCAGCATTCAGCTCACGCCCGCCGGCGCCGTGCTGCTCGAGGCTGCCGCCGACGCACTGGACGGCTTGCAGCGCGCCGCCAGCCGCGCCCGGCGCATGGCCCGCGGGGCGGCGCATCTGCGCGTTTCGCTGAGCGCACGGTTTGCCACGAACTGGCTGCTGCCCCGGCTGCCAGAGTTCAGGGCCGCACATCCAGACCTGGAGCTGACCTTCGATATCTCCGATCAGATACGGGACTTCGACGCCGACGATGTCGATGTGGCGATCCGCTTTGGCACCGGGAATGACACACACGTGTGCTCAGAGCGGCTGTTCGACACGGTGGTGGCTCCGGTCTGCAGCCCGCGGCTGCTCGAAACCGGCCCCAGGCTGGAAGAGCCGCGCGACCTGCTCCAGCACACGCTCTGCTACGTGGACTGGAAGACAGATGGCATGGTCTGGCCCCACTGGCGCATGTGGATGGCTGCCGCCGGCATTGAGGACTTCGACGACAGCAGGTGCATCGGCTTCTCGGATTCAAGCTACGTCGTGCAGGCCGTGCTCGACGGCGCGGCCGTAGGCCTGGCTGACCTAGACATGATCGGCAAGGACCTGGCGCAAGGCCGGTTGGTGCGGCTGTTCGATGTCAGCGTGCGTGTGGCGCCAGACTACGCCTACCACCTGGTCTACCCGCAAAGCAGCAGCCAGGACCCGCGCATCCTCGCGTTTCGAGCGTGGATGCTCCAGCAGGCGGGGCAGCCGACTTCGCCTGCCTGA
- a CDS encoding porin — protein MKKSLIAFGALLALAGTVQAQSSVTLTGLMDAYVGTTRMAGDSGRTNVVGSGGMTTSWWGIKGTEDLGGGLSANFLVTSFLRADTGSPGRFGGDPFFSRDASVGLGGAFGNVQLGRGMAPNFLPTIIVNPFGDSFNFSPLVLHANVTTTGWATSTTPADTGWSNEVVYTTPSFGGLKANLHYQFGEQGSSSGNGSKSNVGINALYFGGPLTLVGFYERDQISNPVNPSVITTGGVPDTKKDWMLGGAYDAGFLKAFLTYGQSKADIADYTGKTTSLGLDVPLGGGSVKAAVARTEVSGTYNGTRTTGTLGYDYFLSKRTDVYAMVMRDNVTALTGGTSAGVGIRHRF, from the coding sequence ATGAAGAAATCCCTGATCGCCTTTGGTGCCCTGCTGGCTTTAGCGGGCACCGTACAGGCGCAAAGCTCTGTAACACTCACCGGCCTGATGGATGCCTACGTCGGCACCACGCGCATGGCAGGCGATTCCGGGCGCACCAATGTTGTTGGCAGTGGCGGCATGACCACCTCTTGGTGGGGCATCAAGGGTACCGAGGACCTGGGTGGCGGCCTCAGCGCAAACTTCCTGGTCACCTCCTTCCTGCGCGCCGACACTGGCTCTCCTGGTCGTTTCGGTGGTGACCCGTTCTTTTCTCGTGACGCCAGCGTTGGTTTGGGCGGCGCCTTCGGCAATGTGCAATTGGGCCGTGGCATGGCGCCCAACTTCCTGCCCACCATCATCGTCAACCCCTTCGGTGACTCCTTCAATTTCTCGCCGCTGGTGCTGCACGCCAACGTCACCACCACCGGCTGGGCCACCTCGACCACGCCGGCTGACACCGGATGGAGCAATGAGGTCGTCTACACCACGCCCAGCTTTGGCGGTTTGAAGGCCAACCTGCACTACCAGTTTGGTGAGCAGGGCAGCAGCAGCGGCAACGGCAGCAAGAGCAACGTCGGTATCAACGCGCTGTACTTCGGCGGCCCGCTGACCCTGGTCGGCTTCTACGAGCGCGACCAGATCTCCAACCCGGTCAACCCCAGCGTCATCACCACCGGCGGCGTGCCCGACACCAAGAAGGACTGGATGCTGGGCGGCGCCTATGACGCAGGCTTCCTCAAGGCCTTCCTGACCTATGGCCAGTCCAAGGCCGACATCGCCGACTACACGGGCAAGACCACCTCGCTGGGCTTGGACGTGCCCCTGGGCGGCGGCTCGGTCAAGGCAGCCGTTGCCCGCACCGAGGTGTCCGGCACCTACAACGGCACCCGCACCACGGGCACGCTGGGCTATGACTACTTCCTGTCCAAGCGCACCGACGTCTACGCCATGGTCATGCGCGACAACGTCACGGCACTGACCGGCGGCACCAGCGCTGGCGTGGGCATTCGCCACCGCTTCTGA
- a CDS encoding septal ring lytic transglycosylase RlpA family protein: protein MKARLRTWMLAGPLALGLAACAPLPRQDETLPAPVAAPLQPLAHTRDTPARAPASAVAPVTAPPVSEEEPEAGEEIDRGGASWYGGRFHNRRTASGERFDMTALTAAHRSLPFGTLVCVRSLVNDRTVVVRINDRGPWARQRIIDLSRAAAQALDMVGMGVKQVVLSRPSAAGECVHKNGDDVTSG from the coding sequence ATGAAAGCGCGGCTGCGCACCTGGATGCTCGCGGGGCCGCTGGCCCTGGGCTTGGCTGCTTGCGCGCCGCTGCCAAGGCAGGATGAGACGCTGCCGGCGCCCGTCGCCGCGCCGCTGCAGCCGCTGGCCCACACACGCGACACGCCAGCGCGCGCGCCTGCATCCGCGGTCGCGCCGGTCACCGCGCCGCCCGTGTCCGAGGAAGAGCCCGAGGCCGGGGAGGAAATCGACCGCGGCGGCGCCTCCTGGTACGGCGGCCGCTTCCACAACCGGCGCACCGCCAGCGGCGAGCGTTTTGACATGACGGCGCTGACAGCCGCGCACCGCAGCCTGCCGTTCGGCACCCTGGTCTGCGTGCGCAGCCTGGTCAATGACCGTACCGTGGTGGTGCGCATCAACGACCGGGGGCCGTGGGCCCGGCAGCGCATCATCGACCTGAGCCGCGCTGCCGCCCAGGCGTTGGACATGGTCGGTATGGGCGTCAAGCAGGTGGTGCTCAGCCGGCCCTCCGCAGCAGGCGAATGTGTTCACAAAAATGGGGATGACGTGACGTCTGGCTGA